One segment of Leuconostoc lactis DNA contains the following:
- a CDS encoding isochorismate synthase, with product MTYHETRALAQSDLQQLYAALEATEFGAYFATPTDDTVRFGIGAVATAKTAQALQGAVVFGAQAFDEQVYPQSELMAGFWFVPEVTVTITADKITFGSDTVSDFTKWLAQFVPKQPNTVTTSHVTDEVDWIERTENLIDTLAIDQTLAKVVFGRQQTLQLSDTLRLAQIIRALAVQANTYHVVLKRQDELFISATPERLVAMSDGQLATTAVAGTSRRGTDRADDMALGEALLASQKNRIEHQYVVASIMTRLQDVTTSLKVPDTPTLLKNKQVQHLYTPITGDIAAHLSVTDIVDRLHPTPALGGVPREAALHYIATHEKTPRGLFAGPIGYFTADNSGEFVVGIRSMYVNQTQRRATLFAGAGIVADSDAQQEYEETGLKFEPMRQLLKDYNHVE from the coding sequence ATGACATATCACGAAACGCGTGCGTTGGCTCAAAGCGACTTACAGCAACTCTATGCGGCACTTGAAGCCACTGAATTTGGCGCTTACTTTGCGACACCTACTGATGATACTGTACGTTTTGGTATTGGCGCAGTTGCTACGGCAAAAACGGCTCAGGCATTACAAGGTGCGGTTGTTTTTGGTGCGCAGGCATTTGACGAGCAAGTGTACCCGCAGTCTGAATTGATGGCGGGTTTTTGGTTTGTCCCCGAAGTGACGGTGACCATCACGGCAGATAAAATTACGTTCGGATCAGATACCGTATCCGATTTTACAAAGTGGCTGGCGCAGTTCGTGCCAAAACAGCCAAATACGGTGACCACTAGTCATGTGACAGATGAAGTGGATTGGATTGAACGGACAGAGAATTTGATTGATACCTTAGCTATCGATCAAACCCTAGCCAAAGTTGTTTTTGGTCGGCAACAGACCCTGCAGTTATCCGACACGTTACGACTAGCACAAATTATTCGTGCGTTAGCTGTGCAGGCGAATACGTATCATGTGGTTTTAAAGCGACAGGATGAATTATTTATTTCAGCAACACCCGAACGGTTAGTGGCCATGTCAGATGGTCAGCTCGCTACGACGGCGGTTGCTGGGACAAGCCGACGCGGTACGGATAGAGCTGACGATATGGCATTAGGCGAAGCATTGTTGGCCAGTCAAAAAAATCGCATTGAACATCAATATGTCGTGGCAAGTATCATGACACGATTGCAAGACGTGACGACGTCGCTAAAGGTGCCGGACACGCCAACTTTACTCAAAAATAAGCAAGTTCAGCATTTGTATACACCAATTACAGGGGACATTGCGGCACATTTAAGTGTGACTGATATTGTTGATCGCTTACATCCAACACCAGCACTGGGTGGCGTCCCACGTGAAGCAGCGCTGCATTATATTGCGACCCATGAGAAGACACCGCGTGGCTTGTTTGCCGGTCCCATTGGCTATTTTACCGCGGATAATAGTGGGGAATTTGTGGTTGGTATCCGTTCCATGTATGTGAATCAAACGCAGCGACGGGCAACGTTATTTGCTGGTGCCGGGATTGTGGCTGACTCCGATGCGCAACAAGAATATGAAGAAACTGGGTTGAAATTTGAACCCATGCGGCAATTGTTAAAGGACTACAATCATGTCGAATGA
- a CDS encoding bifunctional hydroxymethylpyrimidine kinase/phosphomethylpyrimidine kinase, whose protein sequence is MPHKILTIAGSDTLAGGGLQADLATFSNYNFFGLSVTTSIVTVTPDAFQIFPLDLAVIAAQLESALALEDIVAVKVGLLPTPDIVRLVAQYLRDVNIPIIVDPVMVFKETTQVETKDIVACLIDQLVPLATVVTPNLREAEILTGQTITSRADMVQAAQRLVALGAQNVLLKGGTLLAGDEAVDVLYDGTTATFLTQAKIPEAKMYHNGAGCTLSASLAVNLGQTADVLAAAQDAKEFVWYGIKYGVDLNHTFDVGNVWQGARRAEK, encoded by the coding sequence ATGCCCCACAAAATTTTAACAATCGCTGGTTCCGATACCCTTGCAGGTGGGGGACTTCAGGCAGATTTAGCAACATTTTCCAATTATAACTTTTTTGGCCTAAGTGTGACCACAAGTATTGTGACGGTGACACCAGATGCCTTTCAAATTTTCCCGCTTGATTTAGCAGTGATTGCGGCACAATTAGAATCGGCTTTAGCACTGGAAGATATTGTTGCTGTTAAGGTTGGCTTATTGCCAACACCTGATATTGTTCGCCTTGTTGCCCAATATCTACGGGATGTTAATATCCCGATTATTGTTGATCCGGTGATGGTGTTTAAGGAAACAACACAGGTTGAGACAAAAGATATTGTGGCCTGTTTAATTGATCAGCTCGTACCGTTAGCAACGGTGGTGACACCCAATCTACGTGAAGCGGAAATTTTAACCGGCCAAACAATTACTTCACGGGCGGATATGGTGCAAGCAGCGCAACGACTCGTGGCGCTTGGTGCACAAAATGTCTTATTAAAAGGTGGGACCTTGTTGGCCGGCGATGAGGCGGTTGATGTGTTATATGATGGGACAACAGCGACATTTTTGACGCAAGCGAAAATTCCGGAAGCTAAGATGTACCATAACGGCGCTGGTTGTACCTTATCAGCCAGTTTAGCGGTAAACCTTGGTCAAACGGCTGATGTTTTAGCCGCCGCACAAGATGCGAAAGAATTTGTCTGGTATGGGATTAAGTATGGTGTCGATTTAAATCACACCTTTGATGTTGGAAATGTCTGGCAAGGCGCACGGAGGGCCGAAAAATGA
- a CDS encoding GNAT family N-acetyltransferase codes for MIIRAATQADQDAILQLEQTIFDAMDLAIYDELSVADVQTAWRLAVTQSDQARYHYRRALVAQDDAGQVIGVLFGYPDTDEPVLDTAMQTVLADQYSYHRWLFEDSEVFENEWYIDSVVVTSSARGQGVGQALLKAAETRARQEDRHVIGLNVDDSNPDAMALYQRLGFVPTGDLMIGSHHYTHMQKNLI; via the coding sequence ATGATAATTCGCGCTGCAACGCAAGCTGATCAAGATGCGATTTTACAATTAGAACAAACAATTTTTGATGCCATGGATTTGGCGATTTATGATGAATTAAGTGTAGCTGATGTGCAGACAGCCTGGCGCTTGGCTGTGACGCAATCAGATCAGGCGCGTTATCACTACCGACGCGCTTTGGTGGCACAAGATGATGCCGGTCAGGTCATTGGGGTTTTGTTTGGTTATCCAGATACTGATGAACCCGTGCTAGACACGGCAATGCAAACTGTTTTAGCTGATCAGTATAGTTATCACCGGTGGTTGTTTGAGGATTCTGAAGTCTTTGAGAACGAATGGTATATTGATTCTGTCGTTGTCACGTCTTCGGCACGTGGTCAAGGTGTTGGTCAGGCGCTGCTGAAAGCCGCCGAAACACGGGCACGACAAGAAGATCGCCATGTGATTGGCCTAAATGTTGATGATTCAAATCCTGATGCAATGGCGTTGTACCAACGTTTAGGGTTTGTGCCAACAGGAGACTTAATGATTGGTTCGCACCACTATACACATATGCAAAAAAATCTAATCTAA
- a CDS encoding ECF transporter S component, giving the protein MKEAQHTKHLAILAVIIAFNVALSYIVKIPVPATNGFVNLVEAGIFIAALLGGARSGMIVGGLSGLLLDLLAGYPQWMIFSLVIHGLEGYVVGYFGYQKRVSSQVAGLILGSVIMVVGYLLAGALLYNWAAGVASIIGNIAQAVMGLIVALVLMPVFKRMPQVNLKN; this is encoded by the coding sequence ATGAAAGAAGCACAACACACAAAGCACTTGGCAATTTTGGCGGTGATTATTGCCTTTAATGTCGCCTTATCTTATATCGTTAAAATTCCCGTACCAGCAACAAACGGTTTTGTGAATTTAGTCGAAGCGGGTATTTTTATTGCGGCACTATTAGGTGGCGCACGAAGTGGGATGATTGTTGGTGGCTTGAGTGGGTTGTTGCTTGACTTACTTGCTGGTTATCCGCAATGGATGATTTTTTCATTGGTGATTCATGGTCTTGAAGGTTATGTTGTCGGGTACTTTGGTTATCAGAAGCGCGTCTCAAGTCAGGTCGCTGGCTTGATTTTAGGTTCGGTCATTATGGTCGTGGGTTATTTGTTAGCTGGGGCCTTGCTTTATAATTGGGCTGCCGGTGTGGCTTCCATCATTGGTAATATTGCCCAAGCTGTTATGGGCTTGATTGTCGCATTAGTTTTGATGCCAGTCTTTAAGCGTATGCCACAAGTGAATTTAAAAAATTAA
- a CDS encoding YitT family protein translates to MLKTNLERISIKDVIMIAIGTGLYGWGLINVNIPNRLAEGGISGITLILKALFNWNPAYTTFILNIPLLFIGYRILGRRALIYTIWGITSLSIWLYIWQVFPTPPALNQDMLIAGLIAGIVAGAGLGIVFRFGGTSGGTDVVARIMEQKFGIQIGRTMFALDAVVLLLSLVYIDIVHMMYTLIASFVFTQVLALTQQGAYTARSFMIFTDYPEEISHAIMAELERGTSLLKSEGGYSHREQRVVYAVVDPSEVNTVQHIIEEIDPKAFVSIFTAQEQLGEGFSYLRPKKKYFFF, encoded by the coding sequence ATGCTCAAAACAAACTTAGAACGTATCTCAATAAAAGATGTGATTATGATTGCCATTGGTACCGGCCTATACGGTTGGGGACTAATCAATGTTAATATCCCCAACCGTTTGGCTGAAGGTGGTATATCTGGTATCACTTTGATTTTAAAAGCCCTATTCAATTGGAATCCGGCCTATACAACTTTCATCTTAAATATTCCATTATTATTTATTGGCTACCGTATTCTCGGTCGGCGTGCCCTGATCTATACCATTTGGGGGATTACATCACTGTCAATTTGGCTCTATATCTGGCAAGTGTTCCCGACACCACCAGCCCTGAATCAAGATATGCTAATTGCTGGTCTGATTGCCGGTATCGTTGCCGGTGCTGGTCTAGGAATTGTTTTCCGCTTTGGTGGAACATCTGGCGGAACTGATGTTGTGGCTCGCATTATGGAACAAAAATTTGGCATTCAAATTGGTCGAACCATGTTTGCATTGGATGCAGTGGTCCTACTTTTGTCCCTGGTCTACATTGATATTGTGCACATGATGTATACCTTGATCGCCTCATTCGTTTTTACTCAAGTCTTAGCACTCACGCAACAAGGCGCTTATACGGCTCGGTCATTTATGATTTTCACGGACTATCCAGAAGAAATTTCACATGCCATTATGGCAGAATTAGAACGTGGGACTAGTTTGTTAAAATCTGAAGGGGGTTATTCTCACCGCGAACAACGCGTTGTCTACGCTGTTGTCGACCCTTCCGAAGTCAATACAGTCCAACACATTATTGAAGAAATTGATCCAAAAGCGTTTGTTTCAATCTTTACAGCGCAGGAACAATTGGGTGAAGGTTTCTCTTATCTACGCCCAAAGAAAAAATATTTTTTCTTCTAA